A window of Lentibacillus sp. Marseille-P4043 contains these coding sequences:
- a CDS encoding C39 family peptidase, with translation MVNEHAFVKISEVPTLNQHPELPTGCEATALAMLLNWGGKQVDKFDVVAKLPKGEKVRLLDGVWYGANPNKQFVGDPYSDDGSFGVFEKPILVTIEKFMPGKGIDLTGQNFNMLLDIVRSGKPVMAWTTIEQNKTFHSKTWNDDSGNTIEWHRYEHAVVITGFNDDHVTVNDPYTGKEEHYDRTLFERNWASMGKRAVTLDK, from the coding sequence GTACCAACATTGAATCAACACCCTGAGCTCCCTACTGGTTGTGAGGCAACAGCATTGGCCATGTTATTGAATTGGGGTGGTAAACAGGTAGACAAATTTGATGTAGTAGCTAAACTTCCTAAAGGGGAAAAAGTACGATTACTAGACGGTGTTTGGTATGGGGCAAATCCAAATAAACAATTCGTTGGGGATCCTTATTCCGATGATGGTAGTTTTGGTGTGTTTGAAAAACCTATTTTAGTAACAATTGAAAAATTTATGCCCGGAAAGGGAATCGATTTGACTGGACAAAATTTTAACATGCTACTTGATATAGTAAGATCAGGAAAACCAGTAATGGCGTGGACAACAATCGAGCAAAACAAAACGTTCCACAGCAAAACATGGAACGACGACAGTGGGAATACGATTGAATGGCACCGTTATGAACACGCTGTTGTTATTACAGGTTTCAATGACGATCACGTAACAGTAAATGATCCATATACAGGAAAAGAGGAACATTATGATAGGACATTGTTTGAGCGAAATTGGGCATCTATGGGAAAGCGCGCTGTGACACTGGATAAGTGA
- a CDS encoding flavodoxin domain-containing protein, giving the protein MAKIIMMDASMTGSTEMMADAIADYIKNAEHEIVRKSFDFDPIDVQELLDYDGILIGSYTWDDDLPYEVEDFYEELDDVDLTGKLVGVFGSCDSFYDSYGAALETIAARVPKIGGTMYGEKLKVELEPNDEDIEHCKRFAAGFLEELAK; this is encoded by the coding sequence ATGGCCAAAATAATTATGATGGATGCAAGTATGACAGGTAGCACTGAAATGATGGCAGATGCCATTGCTGATTATATAAAAAACGCAGAACATGAAATAGTAAGAAAGTCCTTTGATTTTGATCCGATCGATGTCCAAGAATTATTGGATTACGATGGAATATTAATTGGATCTTATACATGGGATGATGATTTGCCATATGAGGTGGAGGACTTTTACGAAGAACTGGACGATGTTGATTTAACAGGAAAACTAGTTGGAGTCTTTGGCTCTTGTGATTCATTTTATGATTCCTATGGTGCTGCACTCGAAACAATTGCCGCTAGGGTACCCAAAATCGGCGGAACAATGTATGGAGAAAAGTTAAAAGTTGAACTGGAACCAAATGATGAAGATATTGAACATTGTAAACGTTTTGCTGCAGGTTTCTTAGAGGAACTAGCAAAATAA